In the genome of Neovison vison isolate M4711 chromosome 3, ASM_NN_V1, whole genome shotgun sequence, one region contains:
- the LOC122902095 gene encoding basic proline-rich protein-like: MMMNGCNFWKATVITTARYDTGAPNADKEPHPYSILSSVEKRPLHAPVPHSHRRQNKEGQGQGTEAQQAEPGCGDRPQQNANLNTRGPHRRLQARSPHCSAGGASDPSAPGTSGPWARFVPFAQRAEPSHPHTKPLFKPEYQQLLPRRPARSPSPPGPSPVRVGREDSNTLRHGSGRPSVPRRGHHGRARSQQGGESPAPARRRVFRPGCGLVRGKGHGRRGRGDPRVRTSPPRRRPAVRASFSTGARARCPRARKAAGHPRPELSRARTRRLPAAADPEATHAGLRGTAPRSSDLHTAGARGVPESRASPAGNTAGTREEPRAGVPHTKRARKSHSSTRTASGFYSGRATSSRSGPATSSTRSGTAGPEPSPRTRGTGAGLRDHRHTGPPRDLLRAPSRPAGSGPGAGALGAGAAPDWAPGPGFEDPRGGPGPPPSPPPRPLRPAPTKRGSRRAKFRSGVVSLGPGDDLRVSPVAPAPPRRRRSPRPPPRPPGRTRAPSYHKGSGRGSGAARRPVPPSPGSASCRQPRHRRQQVFAASGREDDPARAALPLQPARRRPAPPCPAPCPRAPAGLGSRPPRPGTARPLLTSRAAAVGRAARPRGPPAPPPLGKLPDVGADSAPPAAARPPPALSAPPPPARPERSLARRGCLRGPRAGPAGRGAPPVGRRERLWRGGTPASGTGCGR; this comes from the exons atgATGATGAATGGCTGCAACTTCTGGAAAGCTACAG TTATCACCACAGCTCGTTACGACACTGGTGCGCCTAATGCTGATAAAGAACCCCACCCCTACTCCATCCTCTCCAGT GTGGAAAAGCGTCCGCTCCACGCCCCAGTCCCGCATTCCCACCGCCGCCAAAACAAGGAAGGTCAAGGTCAGGGGACTGAAGCGCAGCAGGCCGAGCCAGGCTGCGGAGACCGACCGCAGCAAAATGCGAACCTGAACACGAGGGGCCCGCACAGGAGGCTTCAGGCCAGGTCACCGCACTGCAGCGCGGGCGGAGCGTCAGACCCCAGCGCCCCTGGCACCTCCGGCCCCTGGGCTCGGTTTGTCCCCTTTGCCCAGAGGGCTGAGCCGAGTCACCCGCACACGAAACCCCTGTTCAAACCCGAGTACCAGCAGCTCCTTCCCCGCCGCCCCGCACGCTCCCCGTCTCCCCCAGGCCCCTCTCCGGTCCGCGTCGGTCGTGAGGACTCGAACACGCTCCGGCACGGCTCAGGGAGGCCTTCGGTCCCGCGGCGGGGGCACCACGGCCGCGCGCGCTCGCAGCAGGGCGGGGAGTCGCCGGCGCCGGCCCGACGCCGGGTTTTCCGGCCGGGCTGCGGTCTCGTGCGGGGGAAGGGGCACGGCCGGCGGGGAAGGGGCGATCCGCGAGTCCGGACCTCCCCACCCCGCAGGCGCCCTGCCGTCCGCGCCTCCTTCAGCACCGGGGCGCGCGCTCGGTGTCCCCGCGCTCGGAAGGCAGCGGGACACCCACGCCCAGAACTTTCTCGCGCGCGGACGCGGCGTCTCCCCGCAGCAGCGGACCCGGAGGCGACGCACGCAGGGCTCCGGGGGACGGCGCCGCGGTCCAGCGACCTGCACACCGCGGGCGCACGCGGAGTGCCCGAAAGTAGAGCGAGTCCCGCGGGGAACACTGCGGGGACGCGAGAGGAGCCCCGCGCGGGCGTCCCGCACACGAAGCGCGCCCGCAAGTCCCACAGCTCCACCCGCACCGCGTCCGGCTTCTACTCGGGACGCGCCACCTCGTCCCGCTCGGGACCCGCCACGTCGTCCACGCGCTCCGGGACAGCCGGCCCCGAGCCCTCTCCCCGCACACGGGGAACCGGCGCGGGCCTCCGGGACCACAGGCACACCGGGCCGCCCCGGGATCTGCTCCGGGCGCCGAGCCGGCCCGCGGGGAGTGGACCCGGCG CGGGGGCTCTGGGCGCGGGCGCCGCCCCGGACTGGGCCCCCGGCCCCGGCTTTGAGGACCCCCGAGGCGGCCCGGGACcgccgccctccccgcccccacgcccACTCCGCCCGGCGCCAACAAAGCGGGGGTCGCGTCGCGCCAAGTTTCGCTCCGGGGTCGTGTCGCTGGGACCCGGCGACGACTTGCGGGTCAGTCCCGTCGCGCCCGCGCCCCCTCGGCGGCGCCGGTCCCCCcgacccccgccccggcccccagGCCGGACACGCGCCCCAAGTTACCACAAAGGGTCGGGGAGAGGGTCGGGAGCCGCGCGCCGGCCCGTCCCGCCCTCGCCGGGCTCCGCGTCCTGCCGGCAGCCGCGCCACCGCCGTCAACAGGTCTTCGCCGCCTCCGGGCGGGAGGATGACCCCGCTCGAGCCGCCCTCCCCCTGCAACCTGCCCGCCGGCGCCCCGCGCCCCCCTGCCCGGCGCCCTGCCCGCGCGCCCCGGCCGGACTGGGCTCCCGCCCGCCGAGGCCCGGCACCGCGCGGCCGCTCCTTACCTCCCGCGCCGCCGCAGTCGGCCGCGCTGCGCGTCCTCGGGGCCCGCCGGCTCCGCCCCCGCTCGGAAAGTTGCCGGACGTCGGCGCGGACTCCGCACCCCCGGCCGCGGCCCGCCCGCCTCCCGCGCTGTCCGCCCCGCCGCCTCCCGCGCGGCCGGAGCGCTCACTGGCGCGGCGGGGCTGCCTGCGCGGGCCTCGGGCGGGGCCGGCGGGACGCGGGGCGCCCCCTGTCGGCCGGCGGGAGCGCTTGTGGCGGGGCGGGACCCCCGCTAGCGGGACGGGCTGCGGGCGCTGA